The nucleotide window cgCATCGGCGcttgcttcctggtttcgtcacaattgcatatcccgcccccaaacacaatgtcgctctgtgattggtccaaaccaccaGTTGGCCAGTGTACTATGTATGTGCGACCAGAGTCCAGAATCGTGGCTTTTAATGCATATGGATCAGGACTGTTGCACCACTCATTTAAACATGTACTGCGTACTcgctaggggtgggacaaaaaaccgattcgaccgaaccatcggtcgtcaaggggagctaaacggccgtatcggtagcagacttgtcaaccgatacaaaatccgccgggaatccttagatacattgcttgtaaagctgtggaccggatatcgcgttgctgtgaatcggttgcgagtgaggctttatggttttcataacaatagcaagagttctgcaccgtgctctacttgttttgtttacatttcagtagcatcactattcaagctacttccgtgtttacagagagctagcaaagtagcgctcagagacacttcattccccggatgttgtaaacataatgcaaagacgttacgcacctttttttggggggagggggtccgcctaccgtcaacgccgcgctcgcgacacggcacgcgcgcagtcgcgcacaacgagtgacaacatacaaatggagacagttataAGAAGCCGGTGccatacatctcggtatttcccatggctatcgcgtcctctcggtgcacttgtatgtcccgggccggcgttggtactgcgcgcgagccaaaaagaataactcctgTGACactccaatgcatggattcaaacgcaggtatgtcccacagccaacacaccagctaagctaaaagcacactgcaagtatctcatttctcagtttgtggctccctgtcaacgtatacaactagcatgagcagcagataggagaactgagacgtgcccgcgattacgtcatcaaactcaaaatgaacgacagcccaaaaaacaaaacataaacagtggtgattccgtggtcatcatcgtgtctcagattaaaaaaacaaaaaagatgtcatacattaaccaaaaatgaatgtgatggcaaagaaaaacaaaaattgttaaaaacaaaaattgttgataaaaagggaagggcacttttggaaatatttttggatatattaagtggttaaaatgtgtttgatagatttattgttccataaggtggcttcatatttcttttggctggacggtaggtttatttcatgtcttaaatttatgtttctgaaatacttaacaatgtggacatattctgtttaattgtgttggtgtctttttaaaggttaaatatttatatttcaaattgaattatttgttttcctgatcctgattttgaattaaaaaacaaaaacaaaaaaaacaaaaaacaattataactgtcaataacgactaataaatatttaaactgatacatttttcagtcatatcgcccagccctttgttccggtccatttaaataattgattcaatatataaaaatatagaagacattgttgttgttcttttttaacacatttgtagatactgtaaaaatttgtggtgttttaagattaatgtttacaaacaacaaatgtcactataagttttgaatattgaaattaattgtatcgaatcgaaaattgtatcgttcccaaacttaatcgaaccgtatcgaaccgttctgttctgaaagataatcgtttttcaatcgaatcgcaacttgtgtatcgagatacatatcgaatcggcctcatgtcagagattcccacccctagtactcGCGCCGTGCAACTGGATTAATTTTTCAGCAGCACAGGCTGTACAGTTGGCCGCATTTGCAGGTGAAATGGTCGCAGTGTCAAGCCCTGAATTTGCATTTGGCGTAAAGATTTGATGGGTGATTAGCATTCAAAAATGTACCTGTCTCTTTTGGACTGGAAAAGGATCTCCTCAACTGTGGCTTTGAGTGATCCCGATTCATCCTCCTTCAAAATTTCcctgttaaaaaaattacacaaaaacatCAATAAACAAACCTATTTAAAAACGGTCTTTCGGTGTAAGTCTTACCATGTCCTCTCATAACCTCCTTCCCAGCGTTTAGTTCTCTCTGGTTCTTCATCCATTGCGACTGATACTCccgcttaaaaagaaaaaatgccaaattgattttatgaaaataaatatccGCATTCTTTTCAAGGACACATTTTTTGCATCAGTCGTTACATTTCCAGTGTTTTAGAGACTGTTAGCCATCACCATTTCTTATTTGATAtgcaattcattaaattaagtcatgtaaaaaatctaaaaattatatatatatatatatatatatatatatacatatatatatatatatatatatatatatatatatatatatatatatatatattagggctgtcaaagttaaagtgttaatagatgaattaatcacagaaaaatgtcgcattaatcacgtattaacacatattaatcgcatttttttttggccgcacttgagccttaaacgtaaccgcggatggttacattgaaggctgcgcaggtcagtgattatttcaatgcacggcatttcttatgcctgttgttccaaaatgagcggggtgactccagttgttgtgctcggtggtaaattttgctcttaactctttgacagtGGATGTTGAATGAATGATGAAAGTTGTGTCATACAATTCGCGTGGACTGCCTACTGGACAAGGGGCTGCTGACAAAGCACGGCGTATTGTTATTGACGCACTCTTTGAGAGTTTTGATATTCTATGTATACAAGAGACTATGCTATCTGTACAAGATCTGGACAAACTCAACACTGTGCACAGTGACTTCTATGGGGCAGGGGAGTCCACAACTGATTTGGGTTTGGGTATTGTGCGTGGCAGAATACCTGGTGGGAGAGCCATTTTTTGGCATAAGAAACTAGACCCATTAATATCTGTAATTCGGCTTGAGGTTGACTGGGCCATTGCAGTTAAAGTTACACATGATAGGAATACTTTTATTGTCTTAAATGTTTATACACCTTATGAATCTTACCAGAATGAAAGTGAATATCTTAATAGGCTCGCTTTTATTAGTTCTTTTATAAAAGATAGTGAATACACGAGTATCTTTGTAATGGGTGATATGAATGCTGATATATCAGATGTTCACTCCTTGTTTGGGCGACATTTGAAGGAGTTTTGTGGAAATGATAAGCTTATGCTCTCAAGTGAGAAAATCTTACCAGCTGATAGCTATACATATATTAGTGAAGCTTGGCATACAACATCTTGGCTGGATCACTGTATatgcacagctgatgcacacaaCTGCTTGGTGGCAGCTGAGATCTTATATAGTTTATCTATTGCAGATCATATTCCAGTTTCTATGACACTTGATCTAGAATGTTTACCTGCATTGCCTGTTTGCAATAATGGTACATGTAGAAAGCTAGACTGGGGAAAACAATTAGATTTTGATCTCTGGCAGTATAATTGTCGAACTGATATAACTCTTTGTGATGTTGACATCCCATGTGAAGCTATCCTATGTGATGATATAAATTGTAAGAAACAGGAACATTTCATGGCTGTGCTCAACATGTATGAAACAATAGTGACAGGCCTCCTTAATGATAGTAATCCCCTTATTATTGAGAAGAAGAAGCATAGAATCATGCCTGGTTGGAGTGTGCATGTGTCTGATCTATATTCAGAGGTTAAAGATGCCACTCAAAAATGGGTATTGGCTGGTAAAATAAGATACGGACCAGAAtttgagaagaagaaagaagcaaATGCTGAGTTTAAGTATGCGTTGCGCTTTATTAAGAAGAATGAACAGATGTTGAGAGCAAACTCTATGGCAGGAACCCTTGGGcagaaagacagtatcgctttctGGAAAGAAGTTAAAAGAATTAACAACAGTAAAATACCGCAGTCGGCTAATATTGATGGGATTACTGGAGATAAAAATATTGTGGAGTTATGGCGAAAGTAttatagtaagctttttaacTGTGTTCAGAGTGCTGATTTTAATATATGTATGGCTGATGACAATAATGGCATGGTGATTAAGCCAGGTGAAGTGTGCAATGCTATTGGAAAACTGGCATTGAATAAGTCATGTGGTTCTGATCAAATAACAGTCGAGCACCTGAAGTATGCTAGTAAAAGAATATCGGTGTTGCTCTCTATGTGTTTTTCTGGCTTCCTATCACATGGAATATTGCCTGACTCTATGCTGTCCGTAATCCTGGTGCCAGTAATTAAAGATAAAACACGTAAAGTATCAAGTTCAgataattatagaccaatagcTCTTGCAAGTGTATTATCTAAAGTCTTAGAGCGAATTTTATTAGACAGACTTCAGGGATACATAATGAGTTGTGACAATCAATTTGGTTTTAAAAATGGACATAGCCCAGACTTGTGTGTTTACACATTAAAAGAGGTGGTGTCCAAATATAATAGACATAACTCcactgtatttttgtgctttttagatGCATCTAAGGCTTTTGATAGCATCAACCATGGCAAACTTTTTATTAAACTGCAAGAGCGAGGGGTTCCTTCATACTTACTACGTATTATGTATTACTGGTATACAAAACAAACTATGCAAGTCAGATGGGGGACAAATGTCTCAACATGTTTTCCAGTTACAAATGGGGTAAGACAGGGGGGGGGTATTGTCACCAATTCTGTTTAATTTGTATGTGGATGAACTGTCAAAGAAATTACATGAATGCAAGACTGGATGTATGGTTGGAGATAGGCTCATTAATCATTTAATGTATGCTGATGACTTGGTAGTAATGACACCTTATAGTGCTGGTTTACAGCAACTACTTAAAGTATGTGCTGAGTATGGGGTGCAATATGACATCCAATATAACCCTATTAAAACTGTGGTAATGATGATTAAATCTAAGGCGGATCAAAAGCTGATATTTCCATCTTTCTATTTGTCCAAACAAGAACTTAAAGTTGTAACAAAGGTAAAATATTTGGGCCATGTGTTGAGGGATGATtgaggtgatgatgatgatgtactgAGACAGTGCAGAAAGTTATATGCCCAAGCAAATATGCTTGCGCGCAAATTTAGTTACTGTTCTGATGATGTTAAAATTGAACTCTTTAAAGCCTACTGTACTCCATTATATTCCCCACATCTATGGCGCAACTATAGAAAAGGAATAATGAATAAGATCAAGGTTGCATATAATGATGCTTTAAGAATTCTGTTAAAATACCCTAGGTGGGAGAGTGCAAGTTTATTGTTTGTTGCCTCAAATGTTCCAACATTTCATGCACTGTTAaggaattttatatataaatttatgTGTCGAATTAATAGATCCGGTAACGGAATTATAAAATCGATAAATGATCCTTTTTTAAGTGATTCTAGATACACTTCATTGTTCTGGAAATACTGGATACATGAACTGTATGTTGTTTGAACAAAGGACTATTTttcatgtgtgtttttatataagtgtgttttttgtatgttgttgtattatttgtttgttcttaatggacttgagtctgtcaataaagatacttctttgactgccagccattttcggaaaaggtaaccccatagtgccagctgatttacagaattttaccgatctttcaagctccacagaaaatgttgtgttaggactactGAAatgcggatactaccaaatgaaagattgaagtctcatctttcatctaaaaaaaaaagtttgtttctaccttatttggatcttcagtaatcaacaatagaaaacagcttcgtttcacccaaatcctctattttcttccaaaatacggagaaatcaagctttttgtgaaacgatgttatttcatgcactctagtgaatttggcactttttttttttttgcatgagtgattctacaaacacctaaacttctataaaacacttccccaacaataaaaaatgttttttgattgcaaaataacagtttatttacatgcaacagtagcaatacgaacaaacaatttggaaaactctttgcaaactatttacacgtgcgcaacagctTTTggcagtctgcttctgcatggactgatttgcgtagaggttggtatgatgaacgatgtgctggagaagttcatccgtgatgaagagctccaggatgtcagctggcaggtgggaattcagctctgctgcagcatcccttggtcctggttttgcagcaaaggggaagatggttggctgccagccgaattcatcaacttcaagccagccagaatctttgggatctgcaatgtgtgtgtgtgtgtgcatgtttacctttttttcttggatgtattggttgatgcacattctgtaaattatagaagacgtttaccatcaaatattttattagtgctgtggagaatctgttttttttttttctttttacctttgttctgctcactgtgagaagggtcactttgggcccgatgaggaggagctgaaagaaacatatacaattacaatactatccgaaagactttccttttattgttgcggtgtattgaaaagttttttttttgtttttttaaacctttctttgtcgtagaaccagc belongs to Festucalex cinctus isolate MCC-2025b chromosome 5, RoL_Fcin_1.0, whole genome shotgun sequence and includes:
- the LOC144019105 gene encoding uncharacterized protein LOC144019105, with product MLTPEKSGAQPSTSAQMTFHRTMTTTMGPMQDSLGQSSKEREDHAHSNVRPLVLRQRKLLLIGPKVTLLTVSRTKNVHQPIHPRKKGPRDAAAELNSHLPADILELFITDELLQHIVHHTNLYANQSMQKQTAKSCILPRTIPKPKSVVDSPAP